The Equus caballus isolate H_3958 breed thoroughbred chromosome 12, TB-T2T, whole genome shotgun sequence genome contains a region encoding:
- the KLC2 gene encoding kinesin light chain 2 isoform X1 translates to MATPLHLEGHAPDFPSSLKRPGQHAPLRQSRAGKSVFRPLRPCRGGAAMATMVLPREEKLSQDEIVLGTKAVIQGLETLRGEHRALLAPLVAHETGDAEPGSQERCVLLRRSLEAIELGLGEAQVILALSSHLGAVESEKQKLRAQVRRLVQENQWLREELAGTQQKLQRSEQAVAQLEEEKQHLLFMSQIRKLDDDTSPNEEKGDVPKDSLDDLFPNEEEQGPAPSPGGGDVAAQHGGYEIPARLRTLHNLVIQYASQGRYEVAVPLCKQALEDLEKTSGHDHPDVATMLNILALVYRDQNKYKEAAHLLNDALAIREKTLGKDHPAVAATLNNLAVLYGKRGKYKEAEPLCKRALEIREKVLGKFHPDVAKQLSNLALLCQNQGKAEEVEYYYRRALEIYATRLGPDDPNVAKTKNNLASCYLKQGKYQDAETLYKEILTRAHEKEFGSVNGDNKPIWMHAEEREESKDKRRDSTPYGEYGSWYKACKVDSPTVNTTLRSLGALYRRQGKLEAAHTLEDCASRSRKQGLDPASQTKVVELLKDGSGVRGDRRGSRDVAGGARSESDLEEAGPAAEWSGDGSGSLRRSGSFGKLRDALRRSSEMLVKKLQGGSPQESPNPRMKRASSLNFLNKSVEEPVQPGGTGLSDSRTLSSSSMDLSRRSSLVG, encoded by the exons GTGGCGCGGCCATGGCCACGATGGTGCTTCCCCGGGAGGAGAAGCTGAGCCAGGATGAGATCGTGCTGGGCACCAAGGCCGTCATCCAAGGGCTGGAGACCCTGCGCGGGGAGCATCGTGCCCTTCTCGCTCCCTTGGTCGCTCACGAAACCGGCGACGCTGAGCCAGGCTCACAGGAGCGCTGTGTCCTCCTGCGCCGCTCCCTGGAGGCCAtcgagctggggctgggggaggcccaG GTAATCCTGGCACTGTCGAGCCACCTCGGGGCCGTAGAGTCAGAGAAGCAGAAGCTGCGGGCTCAGGTGCGGCGCCTGGTGCAGGAGAACCAGTGGCTGCGAGAGGAGCTGGCAGGGACGCAGCAGAAGCTGCAGCGCAGCGAGCAGGCCGTGGCCCAGCTCGAGGAGGAGAAGCAACACTTGCTGTTCATGAGCCAGATCCGCAAGTTGGATGACGACACCTCCCCCAAC GAGGAGAAGGGTGACGTCCCCAAAGACTCCCTGGATGACTTGTTCCCCAATGAGGAGGAGCAGGGCCCAG cccccagccctggaggaggggatgTGGCTGCCCAGCATGGAGGCTATGAAATCCCGGCACGGCTCCGCACTCTGCACAACCTGGTGATCCAGTACGCCTCGCAGGGCCGCTATGAGGTGGCCGTGCCACTCTGCAAGCAAGCCCTTGAGGACCTGGAGAAGACATCAGGGCACGACCACCCTGATGTGGCCACCATGCTGAACATCCTGGCGCTGGTCTATCG GGACCAGAACAAGTACAAGGAGGCTGCTCACCTGCTCAACGATGCCCTGGCCATCCGTGAGAAGACGCTGGGCAAGGACCACCCAGCT GTGGCCGCGACACTCAACAACCTGGCGGTTCTGTATGGCAAGCGGGGCAAGTACAAGGAAGCTGAGCCGCTGTGCAAGCGGGCGCTGGAGATCCGGGAGAAG GTCCTGGGCAAGTTTCATCCAGATGTGGCCAAGCAGCTGAGCAACCTGGCCCTGCTGTGCCAGAACCAGGGCAAAGCTGAGGAGGTGGAATACTATTACCGGCGGGCACTGGAGATCTACGCCACACGCCTCGGGCCTGATGACCCCAACGTGGCCAAGACCAAGAACAACCTG GCCTCCTGCTACCTGAAGCAGGGCAAGTACCAGGATGCAGAGACCCTGTACAAGGAGATCCTCACCCGCGCTCACGAGAAGGAGTTTGGCTCTGTCAATG GGGACAACAAGCCCATCTGGATGCACGCAGAGGAACGGGAGGAGAGCAAG GATAAGCGCCGGGACAGCACCCCCTATGGGGAATATGGCAGCTGGTACAAGGCTTGTAAAGTCGACAG CCCCACGGTCAACACCACCCTGCGCAGCTTGGGGGCCCTCTACCGGCGCCAGGGCAAGCTAGAAGCCGCACACACGTTGGAGGACTGTGCCAGTCGCAGCCGCAAGCAG ggCCTGGACCCTGCGAGCCAGACCAAGGTGGTGGAACTGCTGAAAGACGGCAGTGGTGTGCGGGGAGACCGCCGTGGCAGCCGAGACGTAGCCGGGGGAGCTCGGTCCGAGTCCGACCTCGAGGAGGCAGGGCCCGCTGCCGAGTGGAGTGGG GACGGCAGCGGCTCCTTGCGGCGCAGCGGCTCCTTTGGGAAGCTCCGAGATGCCCTGAGGCGCAGCAGTGAGATGCTGGTGAAGAAGCTGCAGGGCGGCAGCCCCCAGGAATCCCCTAACCCCCG GATGAAGCGGGCCAGCTCCCTCAACTTCCTCAACAAGAGTGTGGAAGAGCCAGTCCAG CCTGGAGGCACAGGCCTCTCTGACAGCCGCACCCTCAGCTCCAGCTCCATGGACCTCTCGCGACGAAGCTCCCTCGTGGGCTAA
- the KLC2 gene encoding kinesin light chain 2 isoform X2 gives MATMVLPREEKLSQDEIVLGTKAVIQGLETLRGEHRALLAPLVAHETGDAEPGSQERCVLLRRSLEAIELGLGEAQVILALSSHLGAVESEKQKLRAQVRRLVQENQWLREELAGTQQKLQRSEQAVAQLEEEKQHLLFMSQIRKLDDDTSPNEEKGDVPKDSLDDLFPNEEEQGPAPSPGGGDVAAQHGGYEIPARLRTLHNLVIQYASQGRYEVAVPLCKQALEDLEKTSGHDHPDVATMLNILALVYRDQNKYKEAAHLLNDALAIREKTLGKDHPAVAATLNNLAVLYGKRGKYKEAEPLCKRALEIREKVLGKFHPDVAKQLSNLALLCQNQGKAEEVEYYYRRALEIYATRLGPDDPNVAKTKNNLASCYLKQGKYQDAETLYKEILTRAHEKEFGSVNGDNKPIWMHAEEREESKDKRRDSTPYGEYGSWYKACKVDSPTVNTTLRSLGALYRRQGKLEAAHTLEDCASRSRKQGLDPASQTKVVELLKDGSGVRGDRRGSRDVAGGARSESDLEEAGPAAEWSGDGSGSLRRSGSFGKLRDALRRSSEMLVKKLQGGSPQESPNPRMKRASSLNFLNKSVEEPVQPGGTGLSDSRTLSSSSMDLSRRSSLVG, from the exons ATGGCCACGATGGTGCTTCCCCGGGAGGAGAAGCTGAGCCAGGATGAGATCGTGCTGGGCACCAAGGCCGTCATCCAAGGGCTGGAGACCCTGCGCGGGGAGCATCGTGCCCTTCTCGCTCCCTTGGTCGCTCACGAAACCGGCGACGCTGAGCCAGGCTCACAGGAGCGCTGTGTCCTCCTGCGCCGCTCCCTGGAGGCCAtcgagctggggctgggggaggcccaG GTAATCCTGGCACTGTCGAGCCACCTCGGGGCCGTAGAGTCAGAGAAGCAGAAGCTGCGGGCTCAGGTGCGGCGCCTGGTGCAGGAGAACCAGTGGCTGCGAGAGGAGCTGGCAGGGACGCAGCAGAAGCTGCAGCGCAGCGAGCAGGCCGTGGCCCAGCTCGAGGAGGAGAAGCAACACTTGCTGTTCATGAGCCAGATCCGCAAGTTGGATGACGACACCTCCCCCAAC GAGGAGAAGGGTGACGTCCCCAAAGACTCCCTGGATGACTTGTTCCCCAATGAGGAGGAGCAGGGCCCAG cccccagccctggaggaggggatgTGGCTGCCCAGCATGGAGGCTATGAAATCCCGGCACGGCTCCGCACTCTGCACAACCTGGTGATCCAGTACGCCTCGCAGGGCCGCTATGAGGTGGCCGTGCCACTCTGCAAGCAAGCCCTTGAGGACCTGGAGAAGACATCAGGGCACGACCACCCTGATGTGGCCACCATGCTGAACATCCTGGCGCTGGTCTATCG GGACCAGAACAAGTACAAGGAGGCTGCTCACCTGCTCAACGATGCCCTGGCCATCCGTGAGAAGACGCTGGGCAAGGACCACCCAGCT GTGGCCGCGACACTCAACAACCTGGCGGTTCTGTATGGCAAGCGGGGCAAGTACAAGGAAGCTGAGCCGCTGTGCAAGCGGGCGCTGGAGATCCGGGAGAAG GTCCTGGGCAAGTTTCATCCAGATGTGGCCAAGCAGCTGAGCAACCTGGCCCTGCTGTGCCAGAACCAGGGCAAAGCTGAGGAGGTGGAATACTATTACCGGCGGGCACTGGAGATCTACGCCACACGCCTCGGGCCTGATGACCCCAACGTGGCCAAGACCAAGAACAACCTG GCCTCCTGCTACCTGAAGCAGGGCAAGTACCAGGATGCAGAGACCCTGTACAAGGAGATCCTCACCCGCGCTCACGAGAAGGAGTTTGGCTCTGTCAATG GGGACAACAAGCCCATCTGGATGCACGCAGAGGAACGGGAGGAGAGCAAG GATAAGCGCCGGGACAGCACCCCCTATGGGGAATATGGCAGCTGGTACAAGGCTTGTAAAGTCGACAG CCCCACGGTCAACACCACCCTGCGCAGCTTGGGGGCCCTCTACCGGCGCCAGGGCAAGCTAGAAGCCGCACACACGTTGGAGGACTGTGCCAGTCGCAGCCGCAAGCAG ggCCTGGACCCTGCGAGCCAGACCAAGGTGGTGGAACTGCTGAAAGACGGCAGTGGTGTGCGGGGAGACCGCCGTGGCAGCCGAGACGTAGCCGGGGGAGCTCGGTCCGAGTCCGACCTCGAGGAGGCAGGGCCCGCTGCCGAGTGGAGTGGG GACGGCAGCGGCTCCTTGCGGCGCAGCGGCTCCTTTGGGAAGCTCCGAGATGCCCTGAGGCGCAGCAGTGAGATGCTGGTGAAGAAGCTGCAGGGCGGCAGCCCCCAGGAATCCCCTAACCCCCG GATGAAGCGGGCCAGCTCCCTCAACTTCCTCAACAAGAGTGTGGAAGAGCCAGTCCAG CCTGGAGGCACAGGCCTCTCTGACAGCCGCACCCTCAGCTCCAGCTCCATGGACCTCTCGCGACGAAGCTCCCTCGTGGGCTAA
- the RAB1B gene encoding ras-related protein Rab-1B, with product MFAPARRGRGLWGGAATILEREAEQSRLGATERAAAAAMNPEYDYLFKLLLIGDSGVGKSCLLLRFADDTYTESYISTIGVDFKIRTIELDGKTIKLQIWDTAGQERFRTITSSYYRGAHGIIVVYDVTDQESYANVKQWLQEIDRYASENVNKLLVGNKSDLTTKKVVDNTTAKEFADSLGIPFLETSAKNATNVEQAFMTMAAEIKKRMGPGAASGGERPNLKIDSTPVKPAGGGCC from the exons ATGTTTGCGCCTGCGCGTCGCGGGCGGGGCCTCTGGGGCGGAGCAGCCACCATCTTGGAACGGGAGGCGGAGCAGAGCCGACTGGGAGCGACCGAGCGGGCCGCTGCCGCCGCCATGAACCCCGAATA TGACTACCTGTTTAAGCTGCTTTTGATTGGTGACTCGGGCGTGGGCAAGTCGTGCCTGCTCCTGCGGTTTGCT GATGACACATACACAGAGAGCTACATCAGCACCATCGGGGTGGACTTCAAGATCCGAACTATTGAGCTGGATGGCAAAACCATCAAACTTCAGATC TGGGACACAGCTGGTCAGGAGCGGTTCCGGACTATCACTTCCAGCTACTACCGGGGGGCTCACGGCATCATCGTGGTGTACGACGTCACTGACCAG GAATCCTATGCCAACGTGAAGCAGTGGTTACAGGAGATCGACCGCTATGCCAGTGAGAACGTCAATAAGCTCCTGGTGGGCAACAAGAGCGACCTCACCACCAAGAAAGTGGTGGATAACACCACGGCCAAG GAGTTCGCAGACTCTCTGGGCATCCCCTTCCTGGAGACGAGTGCCAAGAATGCTACAAACGTAGAGCAGGCGTTCATGACTATGGCTGCTGAGATCAAAAAGCGGATGGGGCCTGGGGCAGCCTCGGGGGGTGAGCGGCCCAACCTCAAGATCGACAGCACCCCCGTGAAGCCCGCTGGTGGCGGCTGTTGCTAG
- the CNIH2 gene encoding protein cornichon homolog 2, which translates to MAFTFAAFCYMLTLVLCASLIFFVIWHIIAFDELRTDFKNPIDQGNPARARERLKNIERICCLLRKLVVPEYSIHGLFCLMFLCAAEWVTLGLNIPLLFYHLWRYFHRPADGSEVMYDAVSIMNADILNYCQKESWCKLAFYLLSFFYYLYSMVYTLVSF; encoded by the exons ATGGCGTTCACCTTCGCCGCGTTCTGCTACATGCTCACCCTGGTGCTGTGCGCCTCCCTCATCTTCTTTGTCATCTGGCAC ATCATAGCCTTTGACGAGCTGCGGACCGACTTCAAGAACCCCATTGACCAGGGGAACCCAGCGCGGGCA CGCGAGCGTTTAAAAAACATCGAACGCATCTGCTGCCTCCTGAGGAAG CTGGTGGTCCCAGAATACTCCATCCACGGCCTCTTCTGTCTGATGTTTCTGTGTGCAGCAGAGTGGGTGACCCTGGGCCTCAACATCCCCCTTCTCTTCTACCACCTctggag GTACTTCCACCGCCCTGCGGATGGCTCTGAGGTCATGTATGATGCGGTCTCCATCATGAATGCTGACATCCTCAACTACTGCCAGAAGGAGTCCTGGTGCAAACTCGCCTTCTACCTGCTCTCCTTCTTCTATTACCTGTACAG TATGGTTTATACGTTGGTGAGTTTCTAA
- the YIF1A gene encoding protein YIF1A, producing MAYHSGYGAHGSKHRARTAPDPPPLFDDTSGGYSSQPGGYPAPGADVAFNVNHLLGDPMANVAMAYGSSIASHGKDMVHKELHRFVSVNKLKYFFAVDTAYVAKKLGLLVFPYTHQNWEVQYSRDAPLPPRRDLNAPDLYIPTMAFITYVLLAGIALGIQKRFSPEVLGLCASTALVWVVMEVLALLLGIYLATVRSDLSTFHLLAYSGYKYVGMILSVLTGLLFGSDGYYVALAWTSSALMYFLVRSLRTAALGPDSMGGSAPRQRLQLYLTLGAAAFQPLIIYWLTFHLVR from the exons ATGGCTTATCATTCGGGCTACGGAGCCCATG GCTCCAAGCACAGGGCTCGCACAGCTCCGGATCCCCCTCCCCTCTTCGATGACACCAGCGGTGGTTACTCCAGCCAACCAGGGGGATACCCAGCCCCAGGAGCCGATGTGGCCTTCAATGTCAACCACTTGCTTGGGGACCCAATGGCCAACGTGGCTATGGCCTATGGCAGCTCCATCGCATCCCATGGGAAGGACATGGTGCACAAGGAG ctGCACCGTTTTGTGTCTGTGAACAAACTGAAGTATTTTTTTGCTGTGGACACAGCCTATGTGGCGAAGAAGCTAGGGCTACTGGTCTTCCCCTACACACACCAG AACTGGGAAGTGCAGTACAGTCGTGATGCGCCTCTGCCCCCGCGGCGAGACCTCAACGCCCCAGACCTCTATATCCCTA CAATGGCCTTCATCACCTACGTGTTGCTGGCTGGGATAGCACTGGGCATTCAGAAAAG GTTTTCCCCAGAGGTGCTGGGCCTGTGTGCCAGCACGGCGCTGGTGTGGGTCGTGATGGAGGTGCTAGCCCTGCTCCTGGGCATCTACCTGGCCACCGTGCGCAGTGACCTGAGCACCTTCCACCTGCTGGCCTACAGCGGCTACAAATACGTGGG GATGATCCTCAGTGTACTCACAGGGCTGCTGTTCGGCAGCGATGGCTATTACGTGGCATTGGCCTGGACTTCGTCTGCGCTCATGTACTTCCTT gTACGCTCTTTGCGAACAGCAGCCCTAGGTCCCGACAGCATGGGGGGCTCAGCCCCCCGGCAGCGTCTCCAGCTCTACCTGACTCTGGGAGCTGCAGCCTTCCAGCCCCTCATCATATACTGGCTGACCTTCCACCTGGTCCGGTGA
- the TMEM151A gene encoding transmembrane protein 151A: protein MPEDGGGDGGEVPALIPDGEPLREEQRPLKQSLGSSLCRESHWKCLLLTLLIHACGAVVAWCRLATVPRLVLGPEAALARGAGGPPPTYPASPCSDGYLYIPLAFVSLLYLLYLAECWHCHVRSCQAPRTDANTVLALIRRLQQAPPCVWWKATSYHYVRRTRQITRYRNGDAYTTTQVYHERADSRTARGEFDYSAHGVRDVSKELVGLADHAATRLRFTKCFSFGSAEAEASYLTQRARFFSANEGLDDYLEAREGMHLKDVDFRDSLMVFADPRSPPWYARAWVFWLVSAATLSWPLRVVAAYGTAHVHYQVEKLFGATSPPPGAVPSGPPLSRVATVDFTELEWHICSNRQLVPSYSEAVVMGAGSGAYLRGCQRCRRSVSSNSLPPARPSGPRLPFSRSRLSLGAGGRATPGVFRSLSGGPLGRRGEDTEPLESPPCYEDALYFPVLIVHGDSGCQGDGQGAL, encoded by the exons ATGCCCGAGGACGGCGGTGGCGACGGCGGGGAGGTGCCCGCGCTCATCCCGGACGGCGAGCCGCTGCGGGAGGAG CAGCGGCCCCTGAAACAGTCCTTGGGAAGCTCCCTGTGCCGCGAGTCGCACTGGAAGTGCCTGCTCCTCACGCTGCTCATCCATGCCTGCGGCGCCGTGGTGGCCTGGTGTCGCCTGGCCACCGTGCCACGGCTGGTCCTGGGCCCGGAGGCAGCCCTGGCCCGCGGGGCTGGGGGCCCGCCGCCCACCTACCCAGCCAGCCCCTGCTCCGATGGCTACCTGTACATCCCGCTGGCCTTCGTCTCCCTCCTCTACCTCCTCTACCTGGCTGAGTGCTGGCACTGTCACGTGCGGTCCTGCCAGGCGCCGCGCACCGACGCCAACACCGTGCTCGCCCTGATCCGCCGGCTGCAGCAGGCGCCGCCGTGCGTCTGGTGGAAGGCCACGAGCTACCACTATGTGCGGCGCACGCGCCAGATCACGCGCTACCGGAACGGCGACGCCTACACCACCACGCAGGTCTACCACGAGCGGGCCGACAGCCGCACGGCCCGGGGCGAGTTTGACTACTCGGCGCACGGCGTGCGCGATGTCTCCAAGGAGCTCGTGGGCCTGGCCGACCACGCGGCCACGCGGCTGCGCTTCACCAAATGCTTCAGCTTCGGCAGCGCCGAGGCCGAGGCTTCGTACCTCACCCAGCGCGCGCGCTTCTTCAGTGCCAACGAGGGCCTGGACGACTACCTGGAGGCCCGGGAGGGCATGCACCTGAAGGACGTGGACTTCCGCGACTCGCTCATGGTCTTCGCCGACCCCCGCAGCCCGCCCTGGTACGCGCGCGCCTGGGTCTTCTGGCTCGTGTCGGCGGCCACGCTGTCCTGGCCGCTGCGCGTCGTGGCCGCCTACGGCACGGCCCACGTGCACTACCAGGTGGAGAAGCTTTTCGGCGCCACCTCGCCGCCCCCGGGGGCCGTGCCCAGCGGGCCCCCGCTCTCCCGCGTGGCCACGGTGGACTTCACCGAGCTCGAGTGGCACATCTGCTCCAACCGGCAGCTGGTGCCCAGCTACTCTGAGGCCGTGGTCATGGGCGCGGGCTCCGGGGCCTACCTCCGCGGCTGCCAGCGCTGCCGCCGCTCGGTCAGCAGCAACTCGCTGCCCCCCGCCCGGCCCAGCGGGCCCCGCCTGCCCTTCAGCCGCAGCCGCCtctccctgggggctgggggccgggccACGCCTGGGGTCTTCCGCAGCCTGAGCGGAGGGCCGCTGGGGCGCCGTGGGGAGGACACGGAGCCCCTGGAAAGCCCGCCGTGCTACGAGGATGCCCTTTACTTCCCGGTGCTCATTGTCCACGGTGACAGCGGCTGCCAGGGGGACGGGCAGGGTGCGCTCTGA